The following coding sequences lie in one Arachis ipaensis cultivar K30076 chromosome B05, Araip1.1, whole genome shotgun sequence genomic window:
- the LOC107640069 gene encoding CLK4-associating serine/arginine rich protein, producing MWHEARRSEKKVHDMMDAARKRAQRRAVYLANPFSIPWNGKQDVLIDRFDGRALLDFIRDTGHRRIQEKSEEEEELEEFVNFERYRDLIKHRRRGYTDEEALQHVNQEMEAKAAAPFASDRANTSQPAANKGSYSQVGFSYEGNGKDESQISDDEDDNEEDEDDEDDEDFNSDDSNDEGMEVIAKEYGVKRYGWLVYMDKKAKEEEKRQKEVIKGDPAIRKLSRKERRKASQIEREREREAMRISGTRVQHHDPYRESRQSPTYEAYSRSRRSRSRSRSYSPSYSRRYSRSGHADDIHRSKPRTPKIEYITEFGGSGEANEPRREGFSPPRSPPSQVDSLNRSSSGFILEALHVDPASGVSIEKDKGAKVSKPSVSTSSALAKLKASGSGGSLKQQGEKKETPQERLKRIMNRQLNKQIKKDTAAELAKKREQERQRQEKLAETSRLNRYRRRSRSRSYSRSPPRRYRHSRSRSRSSRGSRRYYSGSRSRSRSHSRTISRSRSRSRSRSPSYSRSPRMRNRSRH from the exons ATGTGGCACGAGGCTCGGAGGTCGGAGAAGAAGGTGCACGACATGATGGACGCCGCTCGAAAGAGGGCGCAGAGGCGAGCCGTTTACCTTGCAAACCCATTTTC GATACCTTGGAATGGGAAACAGGATGTTTTGATTGACAG ATTCGATGGACGTGCTCTCCTTGATTTCATCCGTGATACTGGACATAGGCGTATCCAGGAAAagtctgaagaagaagaagaattagaagagtttgttaattttgagCGTTATCGGGATTTAATAAAGCATCGGCGTAGAGGAT ATACTGATGAGGAGGCTCTGCAACATGTAAATCAAGAGATGGAGGCCAAGGCTGCTGCTCCATTTGCATCAGACAG AGCTAACACGTCACAACCTGCTGCAAACAAGGGATCGTACTCTCAGGTGGGATTTTCTTATGAAGGGAATGGAAAGGATGAATCCCAGATTTCAGATGatgaggatgataatgaggaggatgaagatgatgaggatgatgaggattttaaCAGTGATGATAGCAATGATGAAGGAATGGAAGTAATAGCTAAAGAATATGGGGTTAAAAGGTATGGTTGGCTTGTTTACATGGATAAGAAAGCTAAGGAGGAAGAAAAAAGGCAAAAAGAGGTGATCAAAGGTGACCCTGCAATT aggaagctGAGTCGTAAGGAAAGGAGGAAAGCTTCTCAGAttgaaagggagagagaaagagaagcaaTGCGGATATCTGGAACGCGTGTGCAGCATCACGACCCATACCG GGAATCTAGACAAAGTCCCACGTATGAAGCTTATTCTCGATCTAGGAG GTCAAGGTCTAGATCACGGTCCTACTCTCCATCGTACTCAAGGCGCTACTCCCGTAGCGGTCATGCTGATGATATCCACCGAAGCAAACCGCGAACACCTAAAATAGAATACATTACTGAATTTGGGGGCTCTGGAGAAGCAAATGAACCCAGGCGGGAAGGATTTTCTCCACCACGATCTCCTCCATCTCAAGTTGATTCGTTAAACCG GTCATCTTCTGGTTTCATACTGGAGGCTTTGCATGTTGATCCTGCTTCTGGTGTATCTATTGAAAAGGATAAGGGTGCTAAAGTCTCAAAGCCATCTGTAAG cacatCTTCAGCGCTAGCAAAATTGAAGGCAAGTGGTTCTGGAGGGTCTTTAAAACAACAAGGGGAGAAGAAAGAAACTCCACAAGAAAGGCTTAAAAGGATCATGAACAGACAACTGAACAAACAAA TTAAAAAGGATACAGCTGCAGAACTAGCTAAGAAAAGGGAGCAGGAGCGGCAGAGGCAGGAAAAGCTTGCTGAAACAAGCCGTTTGAATCGCTATAGGCGGCGTAGCCGCAGCAGAAGTTATAGCCGCTCTCCTCCAAG AAGATACAGGCATAGTAGAAGTCGTAGTAGGAGCAGCAGGGGTTCTAGGAGATATTATTCCGGTTCTCGCTCCAGGTCTCGGTCCCATTCTCGCACCATATCACGTTCGCGGTCCCGTTCCCGCTCTCGCTCTCCTTCGTATTCCCGCTCACCCAG AATGAGAAACCGATCGAGGCACTGA
- the LOC107642777 gene encoding uncharacterized protein LOC107642777 → MVDVDRRMTGLNPAHIAGLRRLSARAASVPTTSAPSSLPVRNGLLSFSSLVDKVINHLRNSGIQVQSGLSDAEFARAEAEFGFAFPPDLRAVLAAGLPVGPGFPDWRSAGARLHLRASLDLPIAAISFQIARNALWSKSWGPRPTEPEKALRVARNALKRAPLLIPIFNHCYIPCNPSLAGNPIFYVDENRIFCCGLDLSDFFERESLFRSSESDPQVLKKQRSVSEKSAGSSTVFSRRSLDAGGRTPRWVEFWTEAATDRRRRNSSSSASSSPERFFEMPGRSKVPGWVDEYIGQIGSVLKAGGWSESDVSEMVQVSASGFFEGEMVVLDNQALFDALLLKADRFSDSLRKAGWSSEEVSEALGFDFRPEKERKLPKKLSPQLVERIGKLAQSVSHS, encoded by the coding sequence ATGGTGGACGTGGACCGGAGGATGACCGGTCTAAACCCGGCCCACATAGCGGGCTTGCGTCGCCTATCGGCCCGGGCCGCATCCGTTCCAACCACTTCCGCACCGTCCTCGCTCCCTGTAAGAAACGGCCTCCTTTCATTTTCCTCGCTCGTCGATAAAGTCATAAACCATCTCCGCAACTCGGGCATTCAGGTCCAATCGGGTCTCTCCGACGCTGAGTTCGCACGCGCCGAGGCAGAGTTCGGTTTCGCTTTCCCGCCGGACCTCCGTGCCGTACTCGCCGCCGGGCTTCCCGTGGGCCCTGGCTTCCCCGATTGGCGCTCCGCTGGTGCTCGCCTCCACCTTCGTGCCTCTCTCGACCTCCCTATCGCGGCAATTTCGTTCCAGATCGCGAGGAACGCTCTCTGGTCCAAGTCTTGGGGCCCAAGGCCAACGGAACCGGAGAAGGCTCTCCGCGTGGCGAGGAACGCGCTGAAGAGGGCGCCGCTTCTGATTCCGATATTTAACCATTGCTACATTCCCTGCAACCCTTCCCTCGCGGGGAACCCTATCTTCTACGTGGACGAGAATCGGATCTTCTGCTGCGGCTTGGATCTCTCGGATTTCTTCGAGCGAGAGAGCTTGTTTCGGAGCTCCGAATCGGATCCTCAGGTGTTGAAGAAGCAGAGATCCGTCAGCGAGAAATCCGCAGGCTCTTCCACGGTTTTCTCGCGGCGGAGCCTGGACGCCGGCGGGAGGACGCCACGGTGGGTGGAGTTCTGGACGGAGGCTGCGACGGATCGCCGGAGGAGGAACTCATCGTCGTCAGCTTCGTCTTCGCCGGAGAGATTCTTCGAGATGCCTGGAAGGTCAAAAGTACCGGGTTGGGTGGACGAGTACATAGGGCAAATCGGGTCGGTTTTGAAGGCGGGTGGGTGGAGCGAATCAGATGTATCAGAAATGGTGCAGGTTTCGGCGTCGGGTTTCTTCGAAGGGGAGATGGTGGTTTTGGATAACCAAGCGCTATTCGATGCTCTGCTCTTGAAAGCGGATCGGTTCTCGGACTCGCTCCGGAAAGCAGGGTGGAGCTCCGAAGAGGTTTCCGAAGCTTTGGGATTTGATTTCCGACCGGAGAAGGAGCGGAAACTGCCTAAGAAGCTTTCTCCGCAGCTCGTTGAGAGAATCGGGAAACTTGCACAGTCAGTTTCCCACTCATGA